From Alienimonas californiensis, a single genomic window includes:
- a CDS encoding transposase: MRHQLWTAIVAELARLHNGRPGRGQRFSDRRILEVYFFAVVRKLPVRHACDARNWPVWLRGRPLPSPAAMSRRMRSRSVRELLAALDQAVVRPPAGRGDGGLAHWIDSTPLPIGPTSTDRHAAFGHAGGTKANGYRLHLFLRGDGSVADWRLTPMNRDERVMARRMIRSAKATGYLVGDGNFDVNALHGECEVRGDLRLIAPKRKGGFGRRKHRRGRYESAALLAEPRGPFAAALMTGRIAVERFFGTLKSAGTGLIGLPPWVRTMPRVRPFVITHLILDALRRRGAVAA, encoded by the coding sequence GTGAGGCACCAACTCTGGACCGCGATCGTCGCCGAACTGGCCCGCCTGCACAACGGCCGGCCCGGCCGCGGGCAGCGGTTCAGCGACCGCCGGATCCTCGAGGTCTACTTCTTCGCCGTCGTCCGGAAGCTGCCGGTCCGCCACGCCTGCGACGCCCGCAACTGGCCGGTCTGGCTGCGGGGACGCCCGCTGCCCAGCCCCGCGGCGATGAGCCGCCGGATGCGGTCGCGGTCCGTCCGGGAGTTGCTGGCCGCCCTGGACCAGGCGGTCGTCCGCCCGCCGGCCGGGCGGGGCGACGGCGGCCTGGCCCACTGGATCGACAGCACGCCCCTGCCGATCGGCCCGACCTCGACCGACCGGCACGCCGCCTTCGGACACGCCGGCGGGACGAAGGCCAACGGCTACCGGCTGCACCTGTTTTTGCGAGGCGACGGGTCGGTCGCCGACTGGCGGCTGACGCCGATGAACCGCGACGAGCGGGTCATGGCCCGGCGGATGATCCGTTCGGCGAAGGCGACCGGCTACCTGGTCGGCGACGGGAACTTCGACGTCAACGCCCTGCACGGCGAGTGCGAGGTCCGGGGCGATCTGCGGCTGATCGCCCCCAAACGCAAAGGCGGCTTCGGCCGCCGCAAACACCGCCGGGGCCGCTACGAAAGCGCGGCGCTGCTGGCGGAGCCGCGGGGGCCGTTCGCGGCCGCGTTGATGACCGGCCGGATCGCGGTCGAGCGGTTCTTCGGGACGCTCAAGTCCGCCGGCACGGGCCTGATCGGCTTGCCGCCGTGGGTGCGGACGATGCCGCGGGTCCGGCCGTTCGTGATCACGCACCTGATCCTCGACGCCCTCCGCCGACGGGGCGCGGTTGCCGCTTGA
- a CDS encoding polyprenol monophosphomannose synthase: MSSAFVPHLYVPPTEGQPERPDVSVVIPTYREAENLPELIARLFAATDAAGLSAEALIVDDDSRDGTEALCAELAKTHPVRLILRRHERGLATAALRGLSEGRGDVLVVMDADLSHPPEALPALVAAVMGADDRGGADFAIGSRYVPGGQIDAGWGRFRQWNSKVATRLARGLTNAADPLAGFFALRRETFAACGPLDPVGYKIGLELLVKSGARRVAEVPITFRDRTRGSSKLTLGQQLAYLRHLGKLYAFNATRAAA; this comes from the coding sequence GTGTCGTCTGCCTTCGTCCCGCATCTGTACGTCCCCCCGACGGAGGGGCAGCCCGAACGCCCGGACGTCTCCGTCGTCATCCCGACCTATCGGGAAGCGGAGAACCTGCCGGAACTGATCGCCCGCCTGTTCGCCGCGACCGACGCCGCCGGCCTGTCCGCCGAGGCGCTGATCGTCGACGACGACAGCCGCGACGGCACCGAGGCCCTGTGCGCCGAACTGGCGAAGACGCATCCCGTCCGCCTGATCCTCCGCCGGCACGAGCGCGGCCTCGCCACCGCGGCGCTGCGGGGGCTTTCCGAGGGCCGCGGCGACGTGCTGGTCGTGATGGACGCCGACCTCTCCCACCCCCCCGAGGCCCTGCCGGCGCTGGTCGCCGCGGTGATGGGCGCCGACGACCGCGGCGGAGCCGACTTCGCGATCGGCAGCCGCTACGTCCCCGGCGGGCAGATCGACGCCGGCTGGGGCCGGTTCCGGCAGTGGAACTCCAAGGTGGCGACCCGTTTGGCGCGCGGGCTGACGAACGCCGCCGACCCGCTGGCCGGGTTCTTCGCCCTCCGCCGGGAGACCTTCGCCGCCTGCGGCCCGCTGGACCCGGTGGGATACAAGATCGGACTCGAACTGCTGGTGAAAAGCGGCGCCCGCCGGGTCGCGGAGGTGCCGATCACCTTCCGCGACCGCACCCGCGGCTCGAGCAAGCTGACGCTCGGCCAACAACTCGCCTACCTGCGGCACCTCGGCAAGCTGTACGCCTTCAACGCGACCCGGGCCGCGGCGTAG
- the truB gene encoding tRNA pseudouridine(55) synthase TruB codes for MKPPPPIPPAGLLVLDKPAGASSRDAVNVVQRAARGAGWGRRVKVGHAGTLDPIASGVLVVCVGKATRLIERVQALPKTYEAGFRLHVSSPSLDVEADPVPVPDPPTVTREQIEAALPRFLGEIDQTPPAFSAVKVGGRRAYDLARQGEEVELEPKRVRVDRLEVLSFDGERLALRIVCGSGFYVRSLGRDLAAALGTEAVMETLIRTRIGGFDLEGALEPTAVTEETLPGLLGLRFDRLGLPTATCDDDQAIDLRAGRYAQLSFEAAPGEPGDCGVRDAAGKPVCVGVRDPDGTLRPRTTFPLPTV; via the coding sequence ATGAAACCGCCTCCGCCCATTCCCCCCGCCGGGCTGCTCGTGCTGGACAAACCGGCCGGGGCGAGCAGCCGCGACGCCGTGAACGTCGTGCAGCGGGCCGCCCGCGGGGCGGGCTGGGGGCGACGGGTGAAGGTCGGCCACGCCGGGACGCTGGACCCGATCGCCTCCGGCGTGCTGGTGGTCTGCGTCGGTAAGGCGACGCGGCTGATCGAACGCGTGCAGGCCCTGCCCAAGACCTACGAAGCCGGCTTCCGCCTGCACGTCTCCTCCCCCTCGCTGGACGTCGAGGCCGACCCGGTTCCCGTGCCGGACCCGCCGACCGTCACGCGGGAGCAGATCGAAGCGGCGCTCCCCCGGTTCCTCGGCGAGATCGACCAGACGCCCCCCGCCTTCAGCGCGGTCAAGGTGGGCGGCCGGCGAGCCTACGACCTCGCCCGGCAGGGAGAAGAGGTGGAACTGGAGCCAAAGCGGGTGCGGGTCGATCGGCTGGAGGTGTTGAGCTTCGACGGCGAACGGCTCGCGCTGCGGATCGTCTGCGGCAGCGGGTTCTACGTCCGCAGCCTCGGCCGCGATCTGGCGGCGGCGCTGGGCACGGAGGCAGTAATGGAAACGCTGATCCGCACCCGCATCGGCGGGTTCGATCTGGAGGGGGCCCTGGAACCAACGGCCGTGACGGAGGAGACGCTGCCCGGCCTGCTCGGGCTGCGCTTCGACCGGCTGGGCCTGCCCACGGCGACCTGCGACGACGACCAGGCGATCGACCTCCGGGCCGGCCGCTACGCCCAGCTCTCCTTTGAAGCGGCACCCGGCGAACCCGGCGACTGCGGCGTGCGGGACGCCGCGGGGAAGCCGGTCTGCGTGGGCGTCCGCGACCCCGACGGCACGCTGCGACCGAGGACGACCTTCCCCCTGCCGACGGTCTGA
- a CDS encoding CTP synthase has protein sequence MVSPFDPFPGDRRTKHIFVTGGVVSSLGKGLTAASIALLLERRGLSVRMQKLDPYLNVDPGTMSPYQHGEVYVLDDGSETDLDLGHYERFTDGPLTRQSNYTAGQIYKSVLEKERRGEYLGRTVQVVPHVTDEIKHAILDLAGGDVDVVITELGGTVGDIEGLPFLEAIRQIPLEVGRQNCLFLHLTLVPYLKAAREAKTKPTQHSVQQLRTIGIQPDMLVVRCERPLPREHTEKIAGFCNVERDMVVVEVDKEYSIYEVPQSLAEDNVDQKIVNRLRLNAGRLRLDDWTDLMRRNRHPEHEVTIAVVGKYIEHRDAYKSIYEALTHAGFAHSARVIFKRVDAESVEQDGAAAHLSGVDAILVPGGFGKRGIEGKILAVRFAREKGVPFFGICLGMQVAVVEFARNVLMLPHADSTEFAAETPDPVICLLEEQKAVKNMGGTMRLGAQPCVLTEDSKSAELYDTRHVSERHRHRYEFNPAYRDQMIEHGLHPVGTGPDGVLVEVIEIPAHPWFIAVQFHPEFKSKPDRPHPLFKGFIGAALDRQSERSAAKAVATA, from the coding sequence ATGGTCTCACCGTTCGACCCGTTCCCCGGCGACCGCCGGACCAAGCACATCTTCGTCACCGGGGGGGTGGTCTCCTCGTTGGGCAAGGGGCTGACCGCCGCCAGCATCGCCCTGCTGCTGGAGCGCCGCGGCCTCTCCGTGCGGATGCAGAAGCTCGATCCGTATCTGAACGTCGACCCCGGCACGATGAGCCCCTACCAGCACGGGGAGGTCTACGTGCTGGACGACGGCAGCGAGACTGACCTGGACCTCGGGCACTACGAACGCTTCACCGACGGCCCCCTCACCCGGCAGAGCAACTACACCGCCGGCCAGATCTACAAGAGCGTCCTGGAGAAGGAACGCCGCGGCGAGTACCTCGGCCGCACCGTGCAGGTCGTCCCGCACGTCACCGACGAGATCAAGCACGCGATCCTCGACCTCGCCGGCGGGGACGTGGACGTGGTCATCACGGAACTCGGCGGAACCGTGGGCGACATTGAGGGGCTCCCGTTCCTCGAAGCGATCCGCCAGATCCCGCTCGAAGTGGGCCGGCAGAACTGCCTGTTCCTGCACCTCACCCTCGTGCCCTACCTGAAGGCGGCCCGTGAGGCGAAGACGAAGCCGACCCAGCACAGCGTCCAGCAGCTCCGCACGATCGGCATTCAGCCGGACATGCTGGTCGTCCGCTGCGAGCGTCCCCTGCCCCGGGAGCACACGGAAAAGATCGCCGGGTTCTGCAACGTCGAGCGCGACATGGTCGTGGTCGAGGTGGACAAGGAATACAGCATCTACGAGGTGCCGCAGAGCCTCGCCGAGGACAACGTCGACCAGAAGATCGTCAACCGCCTGCGGCTCAACGCCGGCCGGCTGCGGCTGGACGACTGGACCGACCTGATGCGCCGCAACCGGCACCCGGAGCACGAAGTCACGATTGCGGTCGTCGGCAAGTACATCGAGCACCGCGACGCCTACAAAAGCATCTACGAGGCCCTCACCCACGCCGGCTTCGCCCACAGCGCCCGGGTGATCTTCAAACGGGTCGACGCCGAAAGCGTGGAACAGGACGGCGCCGCCGCCCATCTGTCCGGCGTGGATGCGATCCTGGTGCCCGGCGGCTTCGGCAAGCGGGGGATCGAGGGGAAGATCCTCGCGGTGCGGTTCGCGCGGGAGAAAGGCGTCCCGTTCTTCGGCATCTGCCTGGGGATGCAGGTCGCGGTCGTGGAGTTCGCCCGCAACGTGCTGATGCTCCCCCACGCCGACAGCACGGAGTTCGCCGCCGAGACCCCCGACCCCGTCATCTGCCTGCTTGAAGAGCAGAAAGCGGTGAAGAACATGGGCGGCACCATGCGGCTCGGCGCCCAGCCCTGCGTGCTGACCGAGGACAGCAAGTCCGCGGAGCTGTACGACACCCGGCACGTCTCCGAGCGGCACCGTCACCGCTACGAGTTCAACCCGGCCTACCGCGATCAGATGATCGAACACGGCCTGCACCCGGTCGGCACCGGCCCGGACGGCGTTCTGGTGGAGGTGATCGAGATCCCCGCTCACCCCTGGTTCATCGCGGTGCAGTTCCACCCGGAGTTCAAGAGCAAGCCGGACCGCCCGCACCCGCTGTTCAAGGGCTTCATCGGCGCCGCCCTGGACCGCCAGAGCGAACGCAGCGCCGCCAAGGCCGTCGCGACGGCGTAA
- the kdsB gene encoding 3-deoxy-manno-octulosonate cytidylyltransferase encodes MPTLGVIPARLQSSRLPEKLLLRETGRSLLEHTYRAASRASSLDALVVATDSSEIAAEVKRFGGAVEMTGEHPSGTDRLAEVARRRERFDVLVNVQGDEPEIDPAAINLLAGAITGPDGRGTGAEMATLCSPMTDPAAFRDPANVKVVCAPDGRALYFSRAPIPFPRDSSEHPFSEQGGVPENARLHIGAYAYRREFLIRLSELPPSRLERVEKLEQLRALEAGCTLRVCEVAAHACGVDTREDYNAFVARHAARAARSGS; translated from the coding sequence ATGCCCACGCTCGGCGTGATCCCGGCCCGGCTCCAGTCCTCCCGGCTGCCGGAGAAACTGCTGCTCCGCGAGACGGGCCGGAGCCTGTTGGAGCACACCTACCGGGCGGCGTCGCGGGCCTCCTCGCTGGACGCACTGGTCGTCGCGACCGACTCTTCGGAGATTGCCGCGGAGGTGAAACGCTTCGGCGGCGCCGTCGAGATGACCGGCGAGCACCCCTCCGGCACCGACCGCCTCGCCGAGGTCGCCCGCCGCCGGGAGCGATTCGACGTGCTGGTCAACGTGCAGGGGGACGAGCCGGAGATCGACCCCGCCGCGATCAATCTGCTCGCCGGGGCGATCACGGGCCCTGACGGTCGGGGAACCGGCGCGGAGATGGCGACGCTCTGCTCGCCGATGACGGACCCCGCCGCCTTCCGCGATCCGGCGAACGTGAAGGTCGTGTGCGCCCCGGACGGTCGGGCCCTCTACTTCTCCCGCGCCCCGATCCCGTTTCCCCGCGATTCGTCGGAGCACCCGTTTTCGGAACAGGGCGGCGTGCCGGAGAACGCCCGGCTGCACATTGGGGCCTACGCCTATCGGCGGGAGTTCCTGATTCGGCTGAGCGAACTCCCGCCGTCGCGGTTGGAACGGGTGGAGAAGCTCGAACAGTTGCGCGCGCTGGAGGCCGGCTGCACGCTGCGGGTTTGCGAGGTCGCGGCCCATGCCTGTGGCGTGGACACGCGGGAGGATTACAATGCCTTCGTCGCCCGGCACGCCGCCCGGGCCGCCCGCTCCGGCTCCTAG